AGCGGAATCCCCCGGCATCCGACAGGCGGGCCGGCAGGCGCGGTGTCAGGATCCGGCTCAGGGGAGTCGGCCCGGTGCTCCCTGCGGCCTGGCGGGTTGCGACCGTCCCGCCGATCAGGGGCGGCCGCAGGATGAACGGGCCACCGGTCGCCGTCGGCCGGATGACGGCCAGCCAGACTCGCGGAGACGGGACTACCGATGACGAGACGGCGGTGACCGGGCGACCGCCCAACGCCGAACAACCCGCCCTGGCGCGCGTCCTGAGCGGACGGATGCTGGTGTTCCTGGTGCTCGGTGACGTCCTCGGATCGGGGATCTACGCGCTCACCGGGCAGATCGCCGCCGACGTCGGCGGGATGATCTGGGCACCGTTCCTGATCGCCTTCACGCTGGCGTTGCTGACCGGGACGTCCTACGCCGAGCTTGCCGGCAAGCACCCCCGGGCGGCCGGCGCGGCGCTCTACGCCGACCGGGCGTTCCGCCGCCCGTATCTCACCTTCATGGTCGGCTTCACCGTACTCGCCGCCGGGATCACCTCCACCGCCACGGCAGCGCGGGCCATCGGGGGCAAATACCTCACGGAGTTCGTGACAGCCCCGGTGGTCGTCGTCGCGGTCGTGTTCCTTCTGCTGACCGCGGTCCTCAACGCACGTGGGATCGAGGAGTCGGCCCGGGTGAACCTCGTGCTCACCGTGATCGAGCTGGCCGGGCTGTTGCTGATCGTCGGGATCGGCGTGTACGCGCTGCTCACCGGAACCGGTGAGCCGGGACGGGCCTTCGAGCTGCGTGCCGAGGGCCCTGCGCCACTCGCCCTGCTCGCCGGCACGACGCTCGCGTTCTACTCGATGCTCGGCTTCGAGAACTCGGTGAACCTGGTCGAGGAGGCCCGACGGCCGCGCCGGGACCTGCCGAGAGCGCTGTTCGGTGGCATGTGCATCGCCGGCATCGTCTATCTGTTCGTCGCCTTCACCAGTGCGACCCTGGTCGATCCCGACGTGCTCGCCGGTTCGAGCGCCCCGCTGCTGGAGGTGCTGAAGGCGTCCGACGTGCCGGTGCCGCCGAAGCTGTTCGCCGCGGTCGCGCTGGTCGCGGTCGCCAACACCGCCCTGATCAACATGGTGATGGCATCCCGCCTCGTCTACGGCATGGCCGCCCAGGGCACGATCCCGGCCGTCTTCGCGCGGGTGCTGCCCGGCCGGCGCACCCCGCCGGTGGCGATCGGCCTCGTGACGGCCCTGGCGGTGGCGCTGGCCTGCACCGGCCAGCTGGCCGGCCTGGCCGACACCACCGTCCTGCTCCTCCTGCTGGTCTTCCTCATCGTCAACATCAGCGCGCTGGTACTGCGCCGCGAGCCCGCCGTGCCGGGCGCCTACCGTGCTCCCACCTGGGCCCCGGCACTCGGCGCGCTGTCCTGCGCGGTACTGGCCACTCCGCTGGTCCACCGTGAAGGCACGGCATACCTGCGTGCCCTGGGCCTGCTCGCGATCGCCGCCCTCCTCGTCGTCACCCAGAAAGTCGTCAACGACAGGTTCCGCGCGTGCGCCGCCCGCCCGCCATCGCTGTGATCGGCGGCCGGCTCCAAACGCGTTCCGGATCACTGTGATCACTGGCGGGCTGCGGCCCGGTCGGCGGTGAGACGCCATGACCGGGCCGCGCGAACCTGCCGAGCCGGACCCCTGCGCGATGGCAGAACTCGGAGGGCGGACTTCGCCAGCTA
The genomic region above belongs to Parafrankia irregularis and contains:
- a CDS encoding APC family permease, whose protein sequence is MTGRPPNAEQPALARVLSGRMLVFLVLGDVLGSGIYALTGQIAADVGGMIWAPFLIAFTLALLTGTSYAELAGKHPRAAGAALYADRAFRRPYLTFMVGFTVLAAGITSTATAARAIGGKYLTEFVTAPVVVVAVVFLLLTAVLNARGIEESARVNLVLTVIELAGLLLIVGIGVYALLTGTGEPGRAFELRAEGPAPLALLAGTTLAFYSMLGFENSVNLVEEARRPRRDLPRALFGGMCIAGIVYLFVAFTSATLVDPDVLAGSSAPLLEVLKASDVPVPPKLFAAVALVAVANTALINMVMASRLVYGMAAQGTIPAVFARVLPGRRTPPVAIGLVTALAVALACTGQLAGLADTTVLLLLLVFLIVNISALVLRREPAVPGAYRAPTWAPALGALSCAVLATPLVHREGTAYLRALGLLAIAALLVVTQKVVNDRFRACAARPPSL